The following proteins come from a genomic window of Anopheles ziemanni chromosome 3, idAnoZiCoDA_A2_x.2, whole genome shotgun sequence:
- the LOC131286329 gene encoding ubiquitin carboxyl-terminal hydrolase 46: protein MGANISQLERDIGSDQFPPNEHYFGLVNFGNTCYSNSVLQALYFCRPFREKVLEYKAKNRRTKETLLSCLADLFYSIATQKKKVGSIAPKKFIARLRKEKEEFDNYMQQDAHEFLNFLINHINEIILAERNQAKAGGTAGSKGTAANGTAGGGNGMNLGQDNSNSNNNNNNNTEPTWVHEIFQGILTSETRCLNCETVSSKDENFFDLQVDVDQNTSITHCLRCFSNTETLCSDNKFKCDNCCSYQEAQKRMRVKKLPMILALHLKRFKYMEQYNRHIKVSHRVVFPLELRLFNTSDDAVNPDRLYDLMAVVIHCGSGPNRGHYISIVKSHGFWLLFDDDMVDKIEASTIEDFYGLTSDIQKSSETGYILFYQSRDCA from the exons ATG GGTGCCAACATTTCCCAACTCGAGCGTGACATCGGTTCGGACCAATTCCCTCCGAACGAGCATTACTTCGGGCTGGTCAAT TTCGGAAACACCTGCTACAGCAATTCGGTCCTGCAGGCGCTCTACTTCTGCCGCCCGTTCCGGGAAAAGGTGCTAGAGTATAAGGCGAAGAATAGACGCACCAAGGAGACGCTTCTGTCGTGCCTGGCCGACCTGTTCTACAGCATAGCGacgcagaagaagaaggtggGATCGATCGCGCCGAAAAAGTTCATCGCCCGGTTGCgcaaggagaaggaggagttCGATAACTACATGCAGCAGGATGCCCACGAGTTCCTTAACTTTCTCATCAATCACATCAACGAAATCATCCTGGCCGAGCGTAACCAGGCAAAGGCGGGCGGGACCGCCGGAAGCAAGGGAACCGCTGCCAACGGAACCGCCGGAGGGGGAAACGGAATGAACCTGGGGCAGGACAACtcaaacagcaacaacaacaacaacaacaatacggAACCAACATGGGTGCACGAAATCTTTCAGGGAATTCTTACGAGTGAGACGCGCTGCCTCAACTGCGAAACGGTGAGCAGCAAGGACGAGAACTTCTTCGACCTCCAGGTGGACGTTGACCAGAATACCAGCATCACGCACTGCCTGCGGTGCTTCAGCAACACGGAGACGTTGTGTAGTGATAACAAATTCAAATGTGATAACTGCTGCAGCTACCAGGAAGCGCAGAAGCGAATGCGCGTCAAGAAGCTGCCGATGATACTGGCCCTCCATCTGAAGCGCTTCAAGTACATGGAACAGTACAACCGGCACATAAAAGTTTCCCATCGGGTCGTGTTTCCGCTCGAGCTACGACTATTCAATACG TCCGACGATGCGGTTAACCCGGATCGACTGTACGACCTCATGGCGGTGGTCATACACTGCGGCTCGGGTCCAAACCGTGGCCATTACATAAGTATTGTAAAAAGTCACGGCTTCTGGTTGCTGTTCGATGACGACATGGTTGAT AAAATCGAAGCTTCCACCATCGAAGACTTTTACGGACTGACATCGGACATCCAGAAATCGTCGGAAACGGGCTACATCCTATTCTACCAGTCCCGGGACTGTGCGTAG
- the LOC131289195 gene encoding protein suppressor of sable yields the protein MSDPEDLEDGEIEDDDDDVVQPEDPPLVQPTPSDYKDFDPDQLENQEPGSKESSGREQPANKSGSQRVKPAPVVDDWATRVENAIANALIKDGVQPPMPTSVSHHGDGEEDPGTPSGGRKSKKRKKSSRGTGGGDGSKQQRLDEQDDDGQMDYEYEMVNVRGSSPQDNAPHGHHGTRDSGVSESEEDDAHYSSDESRDRGDAHFRGKSRGGDHRDRDREREREREREREYNRKKRKQARQRSNGKTSRDGRKRKRDDSDDEKHRPTGPRKMELCKFYLMDCCAKREKCLYMHKDFPCKYYYLGMKCREKDKCLFSHGEPLPDDLRAILLKHLETAPQEILGDFQRISRDSAIGMLNSTHRKLLERYGKAPGDGGGSKIPSLLDVPTVQPVSGSNHAANQKYRKSRWTGDNGGPALDGETLDLLKQLKDVISPRQAQDLEHMGIRTLDEISQLTVAQLNELGLSITQIHDLQVRAMNVQKNREAKNSSSSAGNSQVDSGMVDSMENATPSGLEDVDLRKMPPAVDIGTPEVGGGSRDVDMRLFPPVEPLKQSPKANTDNTALTNAPSSSEPILQGSSHPLLLKTPTVDYSQYIKDSNLSEDLDAVAADTSLLNEDDDVDDDDDDENHLKINIEEEEEEEKKDPTGESTRDPYGTLKRTDSEEDHDTVEKPAPILLPPLVPPKIDYAQGLGDILMYGSLDKTSAKSLGGGDGFSPRSHHRSPSPAKDDGGTTTSTRSALLQDAWTPSMADSPSSTTSSSQQSKASRTKSDQGGSKGGSSSGDRQRRMGSSSIYDWYDSDNVPSSPDGPSSPVGGSSFGYGAGGYGKLGTLDLDDGDSYARGSEGPGELGFPFKSMMANYVPATEIDGSIGSHAPILYKVYVVDVPKPNFKTIRRTIARPVPAKDRPTDPRLRRLFGIQSDEDEADDGTSSDAGIKSPDGSTPGASPLYNNPPTMPAALIVPPTCSASSVPQASANKLVSSGPRVDPRKRHAEKQQQQQLEAQQQSQQQPGSAGGGAGSAFGSSPQIDVQVILQKSAWYKDLGSKHKIMVNQQLAILSTEMKKFHNSDRSTERLSEFMHFLGTSNMLQHILTCLNVFVDDSVTFCEVPVVPNLPPPNHLAPLPMVPHIPPPGMPPAVPLHVPPPLGVQGPMSLPPPLPTQTQQPPMFGHGNKGPFGRPPMQDQPPPPMVGRPGLLGVSPNMPFEQFLAMGNVNKGGEHPGGNVVGGPLPPAWTQGNNNGGNNNGNNMRNMRNNNRIGHNFRNNNDRWNHNNGGGPGGGGGPPMMMGGNNNGGAGGPGGNNRRNNNNRRKK from the exons atgagcgATCCAGAGGATCTAGAAGACGGAGAGATcgaagatgacgatgacgatgtggTGCAACCGGAAGATCCTCCGCTGGTTCAACCGACACCTTCCGATTACAAGGATTTCGATCCAGATCAGCTGGAAAATCAAGAGCCGGGTAGCAAAGAGTCGTCGGGTAGAGAACAGCCGGCGAATAAATCCGGTAGCCAACGGGTAAAGCCCGCGCCGGTGGTGGACGACTGGGCAACACGGGTAGAGAATGCGATTGCAAATGCTCTAATTAAGGACGGCGTGCAACCACCGATGCCCACGTCCGTTAGCCATCACGGTGATGGCGAAGAAGACCCAGGTACACCCAGTGGTGGGCGTAAATcgaagaaaaggaagaaatcgtCCCGGGGTACTGGAGGAGGGGATGGgtc CAAACAACAACGGTTGGACGAGCAGGATGACGATGGACAGATGGACTACGAGTACGAGATGGTAAACGTGCGGGGCAGTAGCCCGCAGGACAATGCACCCCATGGTCATCATGGAACTAGGGATTCGGGGGTGTCCGAGTCGGAGGAAGACGATGCACACTACTCGTCCGATGAGTCGCGCGATCGCGGCGATGCACACTTCCGGGGGAAATCGCGTGGAGGAGACCATCGTGACCGGGATCGGGAACGAGAGCGCGAACGGGAGCGCGAGCGGGAGTACAACCGGAAGAAGCGTAAACAAGCACGCCAGCGAAGCAACGGCAAAACGAGTCGCGATGGCCGAAAGCGAAAACGGGACGATTCGGAT gaTGAGAAACATCGTCCGACCGGTCCGCGAAAGATGGAACTGTGTAAATTCTACCTAATGGACTGTTGCGCGAAGCGGGAAAAATGTCTCTACATGCACAAAGACTTCCCGTGCAAATACTACTACCTGGGCATGAAATGTAGGGAAAAGGACAAGTGTCTCTTCAGCCATGGCGAGCCACTTCCAGACGATCTGAGAGCGATACTTCTAAAGCATCTGGAAACGGCCCCGCAGGAAATTCTGGGTGATTTTCAGCGCATCAGCCGGGACAGCGCGATCGGTATGCTGAACTCAACCCACCGGAAACTACTCGAACGGTACGGGAAAGCAccgggtgatggtggtgggtcAAAAATCCCCTCCCTACTGGACGTACCAACCGTACAACCGGTGTCGGGGTCTAATCACGCAGCCAATCAGAAATATCGCAAGTCTCGCTGGACGGGAGATAACGGTGGGCCGGCGCTCGATGGGGAAACGCTTGATCTACTGAAGCAGCTAAAGGATGTCATCAGCCCTCGGCAGGCGCAGGATCTCGAGCATATGGGGATACGAACGTTGGACGAGATCAGTCAGCTCACGGTGGCGCAACTGAACGAGTTGGGCTTAAGTATCACGCAAATACACGACCTGCAGGTGCGCGCAATGAACGTGCAAAAGAACCGGGAGGCTAAGAACTCTTCTTCCAGCGCCGGCAATAGCCAGGTGGATAGTGGAATGGTCGATAGCATGGAAAACGCTACACCAAGCGGTTTAGAAGATGTTGATTTACGAAAAATGCCTCCAGCAGTAGACATCGGTACCCCTGAGGTTGGTGGAGGAAGTCGAGATGTTGATATGAGATTATTTCCTCCCGTGGAACCGTTAAAACAATCCCCTAAAGCCAACACTGATAATACTGCTCTCACTAATGCGCCAAGTAGTAGTGAGCCGATATTGCAGGGCAGCAGTCATCCCCTTCTACTGAAAACGCCAACCGTTGACTACTCGCAGTACATCAAGGACTCGAACCTAAGCGAAGATCTGGACGCGGTGGCGGCCGATACGAGCCTGCTgaacgaggacgacgacgtcgacgacgatgatgacgacgagaACCACTTGAAGATCAACAtcgaggaagaagaggaggaagagaagaaagaCCCAACCGGGGAAAGCACGCGCGATCCCTACGGGACGCTGAAGCGAACCGATTCCGAAGAGGATCACGATACGGTCGAAAAACCTGCCCCCATCCTTTTGCCACCCTTGGTGCCACCGAAGATCGACTATGCGCAAGGGCTGGGAGATATTCTCATGTACGGAAGTTTGGACAAAACATCCGCCAAATCGCTCGGAGGTGGTGATGGATTCTCACCTCGATCGCACCATCGATCACCGTCACCCGCCAAGGACGACGGAGGTACAACGACCAGCACCAGGTCGGCGCTTCTCCAGGACGCTTGGACACCGTCGATGGCGGACTCACCGAGCAGCACGACCTCTTCCAGCCAGCAGTCCAAAGCTTCCCGCACGAAATCGGACCAAGGTGGATCAAAAGGTGGATCGTCCTCAGGCGATCGCCAGCGTAGGATGGGTTCTTCTTCAATCTACGATTGGTACGATTCAGATAACGTACCCTCGTCACCGGATGGGCCTAGCTCCCCGGTGGGCGGTTCGTCCTTCGGTTACGGTGCAGGGGGTTACGGTAAGCTCGGTACGTTAGACCTGGACGATGGTGACTCGTATGCGAGGGGCTCCGAAGGGCCTGGAGAATTAGGGTTCCCGTTCAAATCCATGATGGCCAACTATGTACCGGCGACCGAAATCGATGGATCGATTGGTTCGCATGCCCCCATTCTGTATAAG GTTTACGTAGTCGATGTTCCGAAGCCAAACTTCAAAACCATCCGAAGAACAATCGCACGACCAGTGCCGGCCAaggaccgaccgaccgatccGCGGTTACGGAGGTTATTCGGTATTCAAAGCGACGAAGATGAGGCCGATGATGGTACGAGCAGTGACGCCGGTATCAAATCCCCCGATGGATCGACTCCCGGTGCCTCGCCGCTGTATAACAATCCTCCCACGATGCCAGCGGCTCTCATCGTTCCTCCCACATGTAGTGCTTCCTCAGTCCCTCAGGCGTCAGCAAACAAACTGGTCAGCAGTGGTCCCCGTGTAGATCCAAGGAAGCGGCACGCcgaaaagcagcagcagcagcagttggaAGCGCAACAGCAGTCCCAGCAGCAGCCAGGTTCCGCCGGCGGTGGTGCTGGTTCCGCGTTCGGTTCATCGCCTCAGATCGATGTGCAAGTGATCCTCCAAAAGTCGGCCTGGTACAAGGATCTTGGCTCGAAGCACAAGATTATGGTGAACCAGCAGCTGGCCATCCTGTCGACGGAGATGAAAAAGTTCCACAACTCGGACCGGTCGACGGAGCGGTTGAGCGAGTTTATGCACTTTCTCGGAACGAGCAACATGCTGCAGCACATCCTCACCTGTCTGAACGTGTTCGTGGACGACTCGGTGACCTTCTGCGAGGTCCCGGTCGTACCGAACCTGCCGCCGCCGAATCACCTAGCGCCGCTACCGATGGTGCCACACATTCCGCCACCGGGCATGCCGCCAGCGGTTCCACTGCACGTGCCCCCACCGTTGGGTGTCCAGGGGCCGATGTCACTTCCACCACCGCTTCCGACCCAAACGCAGCAGCCCCCAATGTTCGGTCACGGTAACAAGGGCCCCTTCGGGCGACCACCGATGCAGGACCAACCACCACCGCCCATGGTGGGCCGGCCCGGCCTACTCGGCGTTTCGCCCAACATGCCCTTCGAGCAGTTCCTTGCCATGGGCAACGTCAACAAGGGTGGCGAGCATCCGGGTGGCAACGTTGTTGGTGGGCCGCTGCCTCCAGCGTGGACGCAAGGTAACAATAATGGTGGGAACAATAATGGCAATAACATGAGAAACATGCGGAATAACAACCGCATCGGGCACAACTTCCGTAACAATAACGATCGATGGAACCACAACAATGGGGGCGGaccaggtggtggtggtggtccgcCGATGATGATGGGAGGAAACAATAACGGTGGCGCCGGTGGCCCGGGCGGAAATAATCGACGGAACAACAACAATCGACGGAAAAAGTAG
- the LOC131286203 gene encoding large ribosomal subunit protein eL21, with translation MTNSKGYRRGTRDMFSRGFRKHGTIPLSTYMKVYKAGDYVDIKGHGAVHKGMPYKAYHGKTGRVYNVTKHALGVIVNKRVRGKILAKRINVRVEHVNPSRCHEDFLRRVKENDLKRREIRDKKLKMKVSLKRKPKPPRQAQVIKNPPTPIFLAPIPYEFVA, from the exons ATGACGAACTCCAAGGGTTATCGCCGTGGTACCCGGGATATGTTCTCCCGCGGATTCCGCAAGCATGGAACCATCCCTCTGTCTACCTACATGAAGGTCTACAAGGCCGGTGACTACGTGGACATCAAG GGTCACGGAGCCGTCCACAAGGGTATGCCCTACAAGGCGTACCACGGTAAAACTGGCCGTGTGTACAATGTCACGAAGCACGCCCTCGGTGTGATCGTGAACAAGCGTGTCCGCGGAAAGATCCTAGCCAAGCGCATCAACGTTCGCGTCGAGCACGTCAACCCGTCCCGTTGCCACGAGGATTTCCTGCGCCGCGTGAAGGAGAACGACCTGAAGCGCCGTGAGATCAGGGACAAGAAGCTGAAGATGAAGGTGTCGCTCAAGCGCAAGCCGAAGCCACCGCGTCAGGCTCAGGTCATCAAGAACCCGCCCACCCCCATCTTCCTGGCTCCGATCCCGTACGAGTTCGTGGCTTAA
- the LOC131289489 gene encoding eukaryotic translation initiation factor 3 subunit B — protein MAKKKGEDQDFEEEPNFEDPEGFVDDVSDEELLGDFLKQKPCESDGVENVVVVDNIPVVGAARFPKLKGILEKIFKNAGTIVNVHYPKDEEDNTKGYAFIEYKNQESAEEAVKALNNYRLDKHYTLLVNRFSDFQKYSDIPKEWSPPEPQPYKVQNDLYNFLVEPEAQDQFCVVSETVPGSVQVQFCQNTQPEPTELLKRERFTDTYVKWSPKGTYIVTFHKQGVIIWGGSSFVKVNKFAHSGAQFVDISPCEQYLVTYGPNGQKIVIWDIRTGAEKRAFVSDGMSNASMLRWSHDDRYVARLIDSQIQIYDTTTFFLLDMKSIKVEGIRNFSWSPTDNTIAYWVAEEIDVPAKVTLLAIPKKIELRTKNLFNVADCKIHWQKSGDYLCVKVDRFSKSKKDKKDKKDSDVKFLGMFYNFEIFHMREKDIPVDSVEVKETILAFSWEPVGSKFAIIHGEPSSASVSFYEARKGQEPTMVKKLEKKVCSHMFWSPRGQFIVLANLSMGAFEFVDTNDFTIMKTGDHYRASEVEWDPTGRYVVTGTSGKAKEDQGYYMWSFQGRILKRINLKNFMLFLWRPRPATLLTEAKQKEIRKNLKKYYTQFETKDRLRMTRASKELIEKRAKLREQFTEYRTKRVKEWEEQKYRRMQLRNNIDTDTLEADPDNVEEEIVEILIREDTTVLE, from the exons ATGGCTAAAAAGAAAGGCGAAGACCAGGACTTCGAGGAGGAGCCGAACTTCGAAGATCCGGAGGGATTCGTGGACGATGTGTCCGACGAAG AATTGCTCGGTGATTTTCTGAAGCAAAAACCGTGCGAATCGGACGGAGTGGAGAATGTGGTGGTGGTCGATAACATCCCCGTCGTCGGTGCCGCTCGCTTCCCCAAGCTGAAGGGTATCCTGGAGAAGATCTTCAAGAATGCCGGCACGATCGTGAACGTGCACTACCCGAAGGACGAGGAGGACAACACCAAGGGGTACGCGTTCATCGAGTACAAGAACCAGGAGAGTGCGGAAGAGGCGGTGAAAGCATTGAACAACTACCGACTCGATAAGCACTACACGCTGCTGGTGAACCGGTTTTCCGATTTCCAAAAGTACTCGGACATCCCGAAGGAATGGTCCCCGCCGGAGCCGCAACCGTACAAGGTGCAGAACGATCTGTACAACTTCCTGGTGGAACCGGAGGCGCAAGATCAGTTCTGTGTGGTGTCGGAAACGGTTCCAGGCTCGGTACAGGTTCAATTCTGCCAGAACACACAACCTGAACCGACGGAATTGCTCAAACGAGAG CGCTTCACGGACACTTACGTCAAGTGGTCACCGAAGGGAACGTACATCGTGACTTTCCATAAGCAGGGTGTCATCATCTGGGGTGGATCGAGCTTCGTGAAAGTGAACAAGTTCGCGCACAGCGGTGCCCAGTTCGTGGACATTTCACCCTGCGAGCAGTACTTGGTAACGTACGGACCGAATGGGCAGAAGATTGTCATCTGGGACATTCGCACCGGTGCCGAGAAGCGTGCGTTCGTTTCGGACGGAATGTCGAACGCGTCGATGCTGCGCTGGTCGCACGACGATCGCTACGTGGCGCGTTTGATCGACAGCCAGATTCAGATCTACGATACGACCACCTTCTTCCTACTCGACATGAAGTCCATCAAGGTGGAGGGTATCCGTAACTTTAGCTGGTCGCCGACGGACAACACCATCGCCTACTGGGTTGCGGAGGAAATCGATGTCCCGGCGAAGGTAACGCTGCTTGCCATCCCGAAGAAGATCGAGCTGCGCACGAAGAACTTGTTCAACGTGGCCGATTGCAAGATCCACTGGCAAAAGTCGGGCGACTACCTGTGCGTCAAGGTCGATCGATTCTCCAAGTCGAAGAAGGACAAGAAGGACAAGAAGGACTCGGACGTGAAGTTCCTCGGTATGTTCTACAACTTTGAAATCTTCCACATGCGCGAGAAGGACATTCCAGTCGATTCGGTCGAGGTAAAGGAGACGATTCTGGCGTTCTCCTGGGAACCGGTCGGCTCCAAGTTTGCCATCATCCACGGCGAACCATCGTCGGCCAGCGTCAGCTTCTACGAGGCGCGCAAGGGCCAAGAACCGACGATGGTAAAGAAGCTGGAGAAGAAGGTCTGCAGTCACATGTTCTGGTCACCACGGGGGCAGTTTATCGTGCTGGCGAACCTCTCGATGGGTGCGTTCGAGTTTGTGGATACGAACGATTTTACCATCATGAAGACTGGCGATCACTATCGCGCATCGGAGGTCGAGTGGGATCCGACCGGGCGGTACGTTGTGACGGGCACGTCTGGCAAG GCAAAGGAAGATCAGGGCTACTATATGTGGTCATTCCAGGGGCGCATTCTGAAGCGTATCAATCTGAAGAACTTCATGCTGTTCCTGTGGCGTCCACGTCCCGCGACCCTCCTGACGGAGGCTAAGCAGAAGGAGATCCGCAAGAATCTGAAGAAGTACTACACGCAGTTCGAAACCAAGGACCGTCTGCGCATGACGCGTGCCTCGAAGGAGTTGATTGAGAAGCGGGCGAAATTGCGCGAGCAGTTCACCGAGTACCGCACGAAGCGCGTCAAGGAGTGGGAGGAACAGAAGTACCGCCGTATGCAGCTGCGTAACA ATATTGACACTGACACACTGGAGGCTGATCCAGATAACGTTGAGGAGGAGATTGTAGAGATACTTATTCGCGAAGATACCACCGTCCTCGAGTAA
- the LOC131286788 gene encoding spermidine synthase — MNPSEWFSEVSDELWPGQCFSLKVKSVLHEERSKYQHIKIVQSESHGVVLILDGIIQCTERDEFAYQEMISFLPLCCHPNPQRVLIVGGGDGGVAREVAKHPSVTEVHQVEIDERVVELSKQYLPFMACGFDSPKLKLTIGDGFEYMKQHEGAFDVIITDSSDPIGPAESLFRESYFELVKRALKPNGIICSQGGSFWLDAGHVRETLDYCRKHFPRVTYGLAAVPSYPTGQIGFFIASLNPETNFSEPSRTFKDEEIDRMSLRYYTSDVHRAAFTLPRFATKALYP; from the exons ATGAATCCCTCGGAATGGTTTAGCGAGGTGTCCGACGAGCTCTGGCCGGGTCAATGCTTTTCGCTCAAGGTGAAAAGCGTTCTCCACGAGGAGCGCTCCAAGTACCAGCATATCAAAATTGTCCAGAG TGAGTCGCACGGGGTTGTGCTGATACTCGACGGCATCATCCAGTGTACGGAGCGGGACGAGTTCGCTTATCAGGAGATGATTTCCTTCCTGCCGCTCTGCTGCCATCCGAACCCGCAGCGCGTGCTCATCGTCGGCGGTGGTGATGGAGGTGTGGCGCGGGAGGTGGCCAAGCACCCGTCGGTGACGGAGGTGCACCAGGTGGAGATTGACGAGCGGGTGGTGGAGCTATCCAAGCAGTACCTTCCATTCATGGCGTGCGGGTTCGATTCACCTAAGCTGAAGCTAACAATTGGCGATGGGTTCGAGTACATGAAGCAGCACGAGGGCGCCTTTGACGTTATCATCACAGACAGCAGCGATCCGATCGGGCCGGCCGAGTCACTCTTCCGGGAGTCATACTTCGAGCTGGTGAAGCGAGCGCTCAAACCGAACGGCATCATTTGCTCGCAGGGTGGCAGCTTCTGGCTCGATGCGGGCCATGTCCGCGAGACGCTCGACTACTGCCGAAAGCACTTCCCGCGCGTCACGTACGGGCTCGCCGCCGTGCCGTCGTATCCAACGGGGCAGATTGGATTTTTCATCGCCAGCCTCAACCCG gAAACGAATTTCAGTGAACCTTCGCGCACATTCAAGGATGAAGAAATCGATCGGATGAGCCTGCGGTACTACACCTCGGACGTGCACCGGGCCGCTTTCACTTTGCCACGGTTTGCCACGAAAGCACTCTATCCGTAG